One genomic region from Reichenbachiella ulvae encodes:
- a CDS encoding peroxiredoxin, protein MSLVGKKAPLFNAPAVIDGEEIVESFSLNQYIGKKEVIFFFYPKDFTFVCPTEILAFQEKLAEFEKRGVAVVGASTDTEETHLAWLMTAKDKGGIEGVTYPLVADTAKTIASNFGVLAGDWDYDEEGNLSFNGLPIAYRGTFLIDKEGTVRHETINDLPLGRNIDEMIRLVDALHHVEKHGEVCPANWEEGKDAMQATKDGVADYLSKH, encoded by the coding sequence ATGTCATTAGTAGGAAAAAAAGCACCTCTGTTTAATGCCCCAGCGGTAATTGATGGAGAAGAAATAGTTGAGTCATTTTCATTGAATCAATACATTGGTAAAAAGGAAGTGATTTTCTTCTTTTACCCAAAGGATTTTACTTTCGTATGCCCAACTGAAATCTTGGCTTTCCAAGAGAAATTGGCGGAATTCGAAAAAAGAGGAGTCGCTGTAGTGGGAGCTTCTACTGATACAGAAGAAACTCACCTTGCATGGTTGATGACTGCCAAAGACAAAGGTGGAATCGAAGGTGTAACTTACCCATTGGTAGCTGACACAGCTAAAACTATCGCTAGCAACTTTGGTGTATTGGCTGGAGATTGGGATTACGATGAAGAAGGAAACCTTTCTTTCAACGGTCTACCAATCGCTTACAGAGGTACTTTCTTGATCGACAAAGAAGGAACTGTAAGACACGAAACGATCAATGACCTTCCATTAGGAAGAAACATCGATGAAATGATCCGTTTGGTTGACGCGCTACACCACGTAGAAAAGCACGGTGAAGTATGTCCAGCAAACTGGGAAGAAGGTAAAGATGCTATGCAAGCCACTAAAGATGGTGTAGCTGATTACCTATCTAAGCACTAA
- a CDS encoding fructosamine kinase family protein has protein sequence MQSFFQSVIGEVFGVEPNESIPVHHVGGGCINQTGYFEFESQRYFLKWNEGVGDLFEKESRGLQLLGDAGVIKVPRVIGLGEVEGINYLCLEYLEPGRSSLRFWERFGEQLAGLHRNSSDQFGLDHDNHIGRLPQSNQWHSSWVDFFIKERLEPQLDMASGSGLVSARIRSQFDKLYNILPDLVPEEAPALLHGDLWSGNMMAAKGEVPAIFDPAVYYGHREAEMAFTKMFGGFDQQFYQSYHSSFPLQPGYEKRVQIFNLYPLLVHVNLFGSSYLSGIQQTLNYFTSD, from the coding sequence GTGCAATCATTTTTTCAGTCTGTAATTGGGGAAGTTTTTGGTGTTGAGCCAAATGAATCAATACCTGTACACCATGTCGGTGGAGGCTGTATCAATCAAACAGGTTATTTCGAATTTGAATCTCAACGCTACTTTCTAAAATGGAATGAGGGAGTAGGTGACTTGTTCGAAAAGGAGTCCAGAGGCTTACAGTTATTGGGCGATGCAGGTGTCATCAAAGTCCCAAGGGTAATTGGATTAGGTGAGGTTGAGGGAATAAATTATCTCTGTCTGGAGTATTTAGAACCCGGCAGATCGAGCCTTCGGTTTTGGGAGCGGTTTGGTGAGCAGCTCGCTGGCTTGCATAGAAACTCCTCAGATCAGTTCGGTCTAGATCATGATAATCACATCGGACGTTTGCCTCAGTCGAATCAATGGCATTCAAGCTGGGTGGATTTCTTTATCAAAGAAAGACTGGAACCACAGTTGGATATGGCTTCTGGTAGTGGGCTGGTAAGCGCCAGAATTAGGAGTCAGTTTGATAAATTGTATAATATACTCCCAGATTTGGTGCCCGAAGAAGCACCCGCTTTACTACATGGAGATTTGTGGTCAGGCAATATGATGGCTGCTAAGGGGGAAGTGCCAGCCATCTTTGACCCGGCAGTATACTATGGTCATAGAGAAGCAGAAATGGCGTTTACCAAAATGTTTGGAGGATTTGATCAACAGTTTTATCAATCCTACCATTCCAGTTTTCCTCTGCAGCCTGGATATGAAAAAAGGGTACAGATTTTTAATCTATACCCTTTGTTAGTTCATGTCAATTTGTTTGGGTCTTCCTACCTTTCAGGTATCCAACAAACCTTGAATTACTTTACTTCTGATTAG
- a CDS encoding DUF6588 family protein, translating to MKLNLIKRGSLLMVGCMLGTTLSNAQDLGDMTAFLQAGSEDASTYMGNYLSPVFKGFGYGTANGWYNTAKAHKPLGFDLTFTLNTSFVPDKDLFFDIVETDYNNVTLVDPNNPTTSTLFGDETTTTISSSYDHPDGTVSAEFQTAAGLGLNDSYNGMVPAPMIQLGIGLIKNTDLKVRWMPTLKGQDDYGNESRVSMFGFGLMHDFKQWIPAIKHIPVDMAVMVGYNRINSSAGLWTNGDVMTVSEDAEGSFAINSWTYQLLVSKKLSVLTVYGGLGYNDVRTNLNLTGDYTIDEGQGIVLTDPIDEKFDSKGMRGTLGLRLKLAVITIHTDYTFQEYNTLTAGIGVSIR from the coding sequence ATGAAATTGAATTTAATTAAGCGCGGAAGTCTATTAATGGTAGGCTGTATGCTTGGAACTACATTATCAAATGCACAGGACTTGGGAGATATGACTGCTTTCTTGCAGGCTGGATCCGAAGACGCAAGTACTTATATGGGGAACTATCTAAGTCCAGTATTCAAAGGCTTTGGATATGGAACTGCCAATGGTTGGTATAACACAGCTAAAGCTCACAAACCACTGGGTTTTGATTTAACATTTACACTTAACACATCATTTGTTCCAGATAAGGATCTCTTTTTTGATATTGTTGAAACTGACTATAATAACGTAACATTAGTTGATCCAAATAACCCAACTACATCCACTTTATTCGGAGATGAGACTACAACTACTATTTCTTCATCCTATGATCACCCTGATGGGACTGTTTCTGCAGAGTTCCAAACTGCAGCAGGTTTAGGCTTGAATGATTCTTATAACGGAATGGTTCCTGCGCCAATGATTCAATTAGGGATTGGACTCATCAAAAACACAGATCTCAAGGTTAGATGGATGCCTACTCTGAAGGGACAGGATGACTATGGTAATGAGTCTAGAGTAAGCATGTTTGGATTTGGTTTGATGCATGATTTTAAGCAGTGGATACCAGCTATCAAGCATATACCTGTTGATATGGCTGTTATGGTTGGGTATAACCGTATCAATTCTAGTGCAGGACTTTGGACGAATGGAGATGTGATGACTGTAAGTGAAGATGCGGAAGGCTCATTTGCAATTAATTCTTGGACTTATCAATTGTTAGTTTCTAAAAAACTTTCTGTATTGACAGTTTATGGCGGTTTAGGATATAATGATGTGCGTACCAACTTGAACCTAACAGGTGATTATACAATTGACGAAGGACAGGGGATCGTATTGACTGACCCAATAGATGAAAAATTTGATAGTAAAGGAATGAGAGGGACTTTAGGTCTTCGCCTTAAGTTGGCAGTAATAACCATTCATACTGATTATACTTTCCAAGAGTATAATACCCTTACTGCAGGGATTGGTGTTTCAATTAGATAA
- the rsgA gene encoding ribosome small subunit-dependent GTPase A encodes MQGIVSKSMGLWYQVETADGQMHNCRLKGKFKLQDKKISNPVAVGDRVELIEDKGDSSAMIIADILPRDNYIIRVSPKKKGHSHIIASNLDQAIVVATVGTPRTSLGFIDRFLVTAEAFRIPAVILCNKIDLLSADELESLKAKMTEYEALGYRVLYISALEEKDVLSLKSELANKTSLLTGHSGVGKSTIINQLIPDAEQKTSEISDFANKGVHTTTFAERFKLNTDSYIIDTPGIKELGLAEIEKDELSHYFPELRELLGQCKFSNCTHTHEPGCAIEEAYQEGKISQSRYDSYLSMLIGDDNRR; translated from the coding sequence GTGCAAGGAATAGTAAGTAAATCGATGGGGCTTTGGTATCAGGTGGAAACCGCAGATGGCCAAATGCATAACTGCCGACTCAAAGGCAAATTCAAACTACAGGATAAAAAAATATCGAATCCAGTAGCGGTAGGTGATCGAGTCGAACTCATCGAAGACAAAGGTGACAGTAGCGCCATGATCATTGCTGACATCCTCCCACGTGACAATTACATCATTCGAGTCTCTCCCAAGAAAAAAGGTCATAGTCACATCATCGCCTCCAATCTCGATCAAGCGATCGTAGTTGCCACGGTAGGCACACCTCGAACCTCGCTTGGATTCATCGACAGGTTTTTAGTCACAGCAGAGGCTTTCCGTATTCCTGCAGTCATTCTTTGCAACAAGATTGATTTACTCTCTGCAGACGAATTAGAGAGCTTGAAAGCCAAAATGACAGAATACGAAGCACTCGGTTACCGTGTGCTTTATATATCAGCATTGGAAGAAAAAGATGTGCTCAGTTTAAAATCAGAATTAGCCAATAAAACTTCTCTTCTCACTGGGCATTCGGGTGTAGGTAAATCCACAATCATCAACCAGTTGATTCCTGATGCAGAACAGAAGACCTCTGAGATTTCTGACTTTGCCAACAAAGGGGTCCACACCACTACTTTTGCAGAAAGATTCAAGTTAAATACCGACTCCTATATAATAGATACTCCGGGCATCAAGGAGCTGGGATTGGCAGAGATAGAAAAAGACGAGCTCAGTCACTATTTCCCTGAGTTGAGAGAATTGCTAGGTCAGTGCAAGTTTAGTAACTGCACCCACACCCATGAACCTGGCTGTGCCATTGAAGAAGCCTATCAGGAAGGAAAAATATCACAGAGCAGGTATGACAGCTACCTCAGCATGCTCATCGGTGATGACAACCGAAGATAA
- the fbp gene encoding class 1 fructose-bisphosphatase has translation MNNKTLVGSTIGTTLDRFINKKQSEFPFATGELSQLLRDIALAGKIINVEINKSGLLDIAGAYGTTNVQGEEQQKLDVIANIRFIRALKNGGQVCAIVSEEDDEIVEINQDSNYVVAMDPLDGSSNIDVNVSIGTIFSIYRRVSPNGSPVSREDVLQKGQKQVAAGYILYGSSTMMVYTTGHGVNGFTYEQSLGEFVLSHPDITCPNDGSIYSVNEGSYFSFEKGVQQYIEYCKEQRYSARYIGSLVSDFHRNMFKGGIYIYPRTDKALNGKLRLVYECNALAFIAEQAGGVATDGEQRIMDLDPLELHQRTQLFIGSKKMVEKAESFL, from the coding sequence ATGAATAATAAAACCCTCGTCGGATCTACCATAGGTACCACTCTGGATAGATTCATTAACAAAAAACAGTCAGAGTTTCCTTTTGCAACAGGAGAGCTCAGCCAATTGCTGCGTGATATAGCATTGGCAGGAAAAATCATCAATGTCGAAATCAATAAATCAGGCCTTTTAGATATTGCGGGTGCATATGGTACCACCAATGTGCAAGGAGAGGAGCAGCAAAAACTTGACGTAATTGCCAATATCCGTTTCATCCGTGCCCTTAAGAATGGTGGGCAAGTTTGTGCCATCGTTTCGGAGGAGGATGATGAAATCGTGGAGATCAACCAAGATAGCAATTATGTAGTGGCAATGGATCCCCTCGACGGTTCGTCCAATATTGATGTGAATGTGTCTATAGGAACGATTTTTTCCATTTATAGGAGAGTTTCTCCTAATGGAAGCCCCGTGTCAAGGGAAGATGTGCTTCAGAAAGGCCAAAAGCAGGTGGCGGCTGGATATATTTTATATGGTTCTTCGACCATGATGGTATACACTACCGGTCACGGAGTGAATGGATTTACTTATGAGCAATCTCTGGGTGAATTTGTACTTTCTCATCCAGATATAACATGCCCTAATGATGGTAGCATCTACTCGGTCAACGAAGGCTCCTATTTTAGTTTTGAAAAAGGTGTGCAGCAATACATCGAGTACTGTAAAGAACAGCGCTATTCGGCCCGATACATTGGGTCACTGGTTTCGGATTTTCATCGCAATATGTTCAAAGGAGGAATTTACATTTATCCTAGAACTGACAAAGCACTGAATGGAAAGCTAAGACTGGTGTATGAATGCAATGCTCTGGCATTTATCGCAGAGCAAGCAGGCGGTGTGGCTACAGATGGTGAGCAGCGTATTATGGATTTGGACCCATTGGAACTGCACCAGCGTACGCAGCTTTTTATTGGTTCAAAAAAAATGGTGGAGAAGGCAGAAAGCTTTTTGTAA
- a CDS encoding DUF5606 family protein yields MDFNEIATVSGKGGLFTVVAPTRGGVILETMDDQKKKLVVNMNSKVSILGEISIYTTDAEGSSPLEDVMKKIHSEFDGDTGLTSNSDPEELKSFLRHILPEYDEERVYVSDIKKLVTWYNLLSASHPELFEEKKEEEKSKEN; encoded by the coding sequence ATGGATTTCAACGAAATAGCGACAGTATCAGGCAAGGGAGGGTTATTCACAGTGGTTGCACCTACGAGAGGTGGAGTGATCCTAGAAACAATGGACGACCAAAAGAAAAAATTGGTAGTAAATATGAATTCAAAAGTATCCATCCTTGGAGAAATTTCTATTTACACCACTGATGCAGAAGGCTCAAGCCCATTAGAAGATGTAATGAAGAAAATTCATTCAGAATTCGATGGAGATACAGGGTTGACTAGCAACTCTGACCCAGAAGAATTGAAATCATTTTTACGCCATATTCTTCCAGAATATGATGAAGAGCGCGTTTACGTTTCTGACATCAAAAAACTAGTCACCTGGTACAACCTCTTGAGTGCCTCGCATCCTGAACTTTTTGAAGAAAAAAAGGAGGAAGAAAAATCTAAAGAAAATTAA
- the yihA gene encoding ribosome biogenesis GTP-binding protein YihA/YsxC, with amino-acid sequence MKIKSATFVISNTDYLKCPKTDSPEYAFIGRSNVGKSSLINMLTNKTSLAKTSGKPGKTQLINHFLINDHWYLVDLPGYGWAQVSKKLKEDWQKMTQQYLTKRENLVNVFVLIDSRIPPQAIDLEFIHWMGENGIPFSIIFTKADKPGSKKILSNISTFKNELKKNWDELPPNFVSSSAQKVGQKEILDYIDQINQSL; translated from the coding sequence ATGAAAATTAAGTCAGCAACTTTTGTTATTAGTAACACAGACTATCTCAAGTGCCCAAAAACCGACAGTCCTGAATATGCCTTTATAGGCAGATCAAATGTAGGTAAGTCCTCTTTGATCAACATGCTTACCAATAAAACCAGTTTGGCCAAAACTTCTGGTAAGCCAGGTAAAACACAGTTGATCAACCATTTTCTCATCAATGACCATTGGTATTTGGTGGATCTACCTGGATATGGCTGGGCTCAGGTCAGTAAAAAACTAAAGGAGGACTGGCAAAAAATGACACAGCAATACCTGACAAAAAGGGAGAATCTGGTCAATGTTTTTGTTCTCATTGATTCACGTATTCCACCACAAGCCATCGATCTGGAATTCATCCATTGGATGGGAGAAAATGGCATTCCATTCAGTATTATTTTCACAAAAGCTGACAAGCCTGGAAGCAAGAAAATATTATCGAATATCTCTACATTCAAAAACGAACTAAAGAAAAACTGGGACGAACTTCCTCCCAACTTTGTGAGTTCTTCGGCTCAAAAAGTGGGGCAAAAGGAAATACTTGATTACATCGATCAAATCAATCAGAGTCTCTAA
- a CDS encoding aspartate kinase: MKVFKFGGASVKDAQAVRNVADVIKRFCEEELVIVVSAMGKTTNHLEELLQLFFDKGDWKAKLEWIKNFHLEISKDLMEEDEHELYDRIESIFDSIENYLQKAEGKRYAEVYSEIVSQGELLSTRIIREYLNENVRKTTWIDARKYIKTDLNFTDSRVDWDMTKKNLSKKIPSYTKDGMVISQGFIGSNSVGKTTTLGREGSDFSAAIFATCLDAESVTVWKDVPGVMTADPRKMPEAIVIPELRYNDAAEMTYYGASIIHPRTIKPLAQAKIKLYVRPFTEPENIGTVIGKGHAAKHPASFIVKTKQVFIEFGVTDFTFINEKKLSIIFNALDQHNIKVNLMQNSAVSFAICIDKKFDKVERLTESLKDEFDIEVREGLELLTIIGYDDAALGSIYHRNEVILKQKTKKVFHLLYVPEKKHIELTAQKANQK, translated from the coding sequence ATGAAAGTATTCAAATTTGGAGGCGCATCGGTAAAAGATGCACAAGCAGTAAGAAATGTAGCAGATGTAATCAAGCGATTTTGCGAGGAAGAGCTAGTTATCGTGGTTTCGGCCATGGGCAAGACAACCAATCACCTCGAAGAATTGTTGCAACTGTTTTTTGATAAAGGAGATTGGAAAGCCAAACTAGAGTGGATCAAAAATTTCCATCTGGAAATTTCTAAAGATCTGATGGAAGAGGATGAGCACGAGCTATACGATCGAATCGAATCAATATTCGATAGTATAGAAAACTACCTACAAAAAGCTGAAGGAAAGCGCTATGCAGAAGTGTATAGTGAGATCGTAAGCCAGGGAGAGTTACTCTCAACCAGAATCATCAGAGAGTACCTAAACGAAAATGTAAGAAAGACCACCTGGATCGATGCTAGAAAGTACATCAAAACAGACCTGAACTTCACAGACTCACGTGTCGATTGGGATATGACCAAAAAGAACCTCTCTAAAAAGATCCCTAGCTATACCAAAGACGGAATGGTGATTTCACAAGGATTCATAGGTTCCAATAGTGTTGGTAAAACCACCACTTTAGGAAGAGAAGGTTCTGACTTTAGTGCGGCCATCTTCGCCACTTGTCTAGATGCGGAATCAGTGACCGTTTGGAAAGACGTACCTGGGGTAATGACTGCCGATCCTAGAAAAATGCCAGAGGCGATTGTAATTCCTGAATTGAGGTACAATGATGCGGCTGAAATGACCTACTACGGTGCATCCATCATCCACCCACGTACAATTAAACCATTGGCACAAGCTAAGATTAAGCTATATGTAAGACCATTTACTGAACCAGAAAATATAGGAACAGTAATCGGAAAAGGTCACGCTGCGAAGCACCCTGCCTCATTTATTGTAAAAACCAAGCAGGTATTTATAGAATTTGGCGTGACTGACTTTACGTTCATCAACGAAAAGAAATTGAGCATCATTTTTAATGCTTTGGATCAGCACAACATCAAAGTCAATTTGATGCAGAACTCTGCGGTTAGTTTTGCTATCTGTATCGATAAGAAATTCGACAAAGTAGAAAGATTAACAGAAAGCTTGAAAGATGAATTTGATATCGAAGTAAGAGAAGGATTGGAACTACTTACCATCATAGGATATGATGATGCTGCGCTTGGATCTATCTACCACAGAAACGAGGTGATCTTGAAGCAGAAAACGAAAAAAGTATTCCATTTACTTTATGTTCCAGAGAAGAAGCATATAGAGCTGACGGCTCAAAAGGCTAATCAGAAGTAA
- a CDS encoding glycosyltransferase family 2 protein encodes MDQPLVSVICLCYNHVRFVLESLESVLNQSYRHIEMIIVDDASSDGSKEIIQNFLEEYPDVPFINLPNNVGNTTAFNQGLKMAKGKYVIDLACDDVMLPDRIEKQVAFFETQHERVGVIYSDAEYIDEEGKHIKFHFKKKRYEAKEGDIYKDLIGDYFIPPPTMMMRKKVLDELDGYDEDLAYEDFDFWIRSSKMWHYAFQPELLTKIRKVTNSLSTQLYTKTDLQLNSTIMVCEKIMELNQEPEEDRALVKRLKYEVRHAFLTGHRDQVMRMMEMLRELKGMTFLYYVLSAVNLGWNLTWLRRLIHLIKYG; translated from the coding sequence ATGGATCAACCCCTGGTATCGGTCATCTGTCTTTGTTATAATCATGTGCGATTTGTTCTCGAATCGTTAGAGTCTGTGCTTAACCAAAGCTATCGTCATATTGAGATGATCATAGTGGATGATGCCAGTTCGGATGGAAGCAAAGAGATAATCCAGAACTTTTTAGAAGAATATCCTGATGTGCCTTTTATCAATCTGCCGAACAATGTGGGTAACACCACTGCATTCAATCAGGGATTGAAAATGGCAAAAGGCAAATATGTCATTGATTTGGCATGTGATGATGTGATGCTGCCAGATCGAATCGAAAAGCAGGTAGCTTTTTTCGAAACTCAGCACGAAAGGGTAGGAGTGATATACTCTGATGCGGAATATATAGATGAAGAAGGGAAGCACATCAAATTTCATTTTAAGAAAAAAAGGTATGAAGCTAAAGAAGGGGATATATATAAGGACTTGATCGGTGATTATTTTATTCCTCCTCCCACGATGATGATGAGAAAGAAGGTTCTGGATGAATTAGATGGCTATGACGAGGACTTGGCTTATGAAGATTTCGACTTTTGGATTCGTTCTTCTAAGATGTGGCATTATGCTTTTCAGCCCGAATTACTTACTAAAATCAGAAAGGTGACGAATTCTTTATCCACTCAGTTGTACACTAAAACCGATTTGCAATTGAATTCAACGATTATGGTTTGTGAAAAAATCATGGAGCTGAATCAAGAGCCAGAGGAGGACCGTGCACTTGTCAAACGATTGAAGTATGAAGTGAGACATGCCTTCCTGACTGGGCATCGAGATCAAGTTATGAGAATGATGGAGATGCTAAGAGAGCTGAAGGGGATGACCTTTCTGTATTATGTGCTAAGCGCTGTAAATCTGGGATGGAATTTGACCTGGTTAAGAAGGTTGATACACCTAATAAAATACGGCTGA
- a CDS encoding low molecular weight protein-tyrosine-phosphatase translates to MKKVLFVCLGNICRSPLAEAVFNQSAKKHGYEADSAGTAAYHIGESPDHRSIQVAKDHNVPIAHKARQFVAEDFERFDYVIAMDKNNYRNMKSLAKNDPANLYMLRDFDPEADGDLDVPDPYYGGYDGFEHIYQIISRSVDRLIAHIEKES, encoded by the coding sequence ATGAAAAAGGTATTGTTTGTATGCTTAGGGAATATATGTAGGTCTCCATTGGCAGAGGCGGTGTTTAATCAAAGTGCTAAAAAACATGGGTATGAAGCAGATTCTGCTGGTACAGCAGCCTATCATATTGGCGAAAGTCCAGATCATCGATCTATTCAAGTGGCCAAAGATCATAACGTACCGATCGCTCATAAAGCCCGCCAGTTTGTAGCAGAGGATTTTGAACGTTTCGATTATGTGATCGCCATGGATAAGAATAATTACCGAAACATGAAGTCGCTGGCGAAAAACGATCCTGCGAACCTTTACATGCTTAGGGACTTTGATCCAGAGGCTGATGGAGATTTGGATGTGCCAGATCCATATTACGGAGGATATGATGGGTTTGAGCATATTTATCAAATTATTTCCAGGTCCGTGGATCGACTCATAGCGCATATAGAAAAGGAAAGCTAG